In bacterium, one DNA window encodes the following:
- a CDS encoding AMP-binding protein translates to MPAAIEDLLQQYQRQRDPDIPARMLNLIHSALPHFNATDRLNAALREFLSAAAGAEFRCALTQEQRYGIYEKTVRAVLLRLRYGVGDLLADRARSHGTACYLEEGDGERRRLSFAQVEKQCGIIAHAMRAGTPGTHPRVALFTANSLEGALCDLSCLVHGILNTPLSVHLDESSLASILQQLRINLVFVDTNERLRLLLRVMAEYGLELLPVFIGAGNPEEQGVELFDAFIAKNRERSLPVGEGGQSARDIPYTGTSTVMFTSGSTGLPKGVAFSQMNMVSKRFARAAALPDVGDDETLAAYLPLFHTFGRFLELQGMLFWGGRYVFVGSSGREALFARMREVQPTGLISIPQRWVELREEADRFDTLAAACGGKLRWGLSAAGYLSPSVFRYFHQHGVALGSGFGMTEATGGILMTPPGAYEADSVGIPLPGIDVRLRENCEMEMRGPYVATPLENATEVSEESGDGESLHGRWIPTGDLFAQSESGHYRIVDRVKDIYKNSRGQTIAPLAVENRFQDVPGIRRCFLAGDGRAHNTLLIVLDASAPILEKLASTQQRERYFNEIIRAVNRELPVYERILEFTLLDEDFSESRGELTPKGSLNRKRIRENYSAEIARMYQERALRFEIAGLRLRLPLWMLRDLGCTERDLQLRPEGLYNAATRALLPVAAGRNEGHWRIGDLEYQLRSATVDLGRLCRQPYGWTGNAALTGFLPCHEGWDVPLDEVEAVIPLQWPVDAVRMSDGADRTEVGVDASSKASIGTVLQQLHRMLSITFTADSPLALQLFDDLGAALESIPHRHLSLLRKRLGACAWHPDEAVRIRAYETLLLFDPMPEDAAPYNAFMRSERSFLDGPALDRIASPDMRGERLAALRRRLHSYRQQQPHPSAAEQRVYNHLLVLLYRLAARDASFVYDVRAELALWMQIDEMRDRAGELFYALKDVYVRRQEASSTRRDSLLHLLDAALDAMPDAAGADRDRLRVLLAETPFLSLTVLMLFGIDGLGSEAMVLDQILIEALPSSRSGSRSFRVILQTRTGRRFTFRLLLDDRYREKAMHEDVLRLLRISGAPVRHAALPRFGSFMPEAGAIALAESAGRSLAEFMDRGAAQADEAELRRWWISGLSAWIRGWRDSSHELLPGAIEAENVIVPLLRYREGAVLASVEGWRSCDGTHCLIEGLFDILRRAAERWNTSRLQPSWVIDACAEVLGEQEATELLQHVDEMLDARGVHLDMKTAALIRYELEQRAQRYNPPIAVRNAVACWRDWAHTYPLLVEERGEDYLRHVLDLYGVMRYGTAARWFVTRRTVLGGLPGDCGQQLDELILRLHRDSSFAVTRSVELAELQEQIPAGGMREQFLRMVFPAAEGADLQLVRTQIAGRKSAVVEHPMETTGSGEMLIREPLSAAETGSILALLVQERLPVPSGENLRYLALIDDRQRVAGGAVFSVLPTSEAELQAVIVEQSLRGNGYGHALLRDLALQLKASDIQSLRAPHYLAPFCMHAGFTADSRDGEFRLLLEEAASPE, encoded by the coding sequence ATGCCCGCAGCGATTGAGGACCTCCTTCAGCAATATCAGCGGCAGCGGGATCCGGATATTCCAGCTCGTATGCTGAACCTGATCCACTCCGCCCTCCCGCATTTCAATGCGACGGATCGTTTGAATGCGGCGCTGCGCGAATTCCTTTCCGCCGCTGCGGGCGCGGAATTCCGGTGCGCGCTCACCCAGGAACAACGATACGGTATTTATGAAAAGACGGTGCGCGCGGTCCTGCTCCGGCTCCGCTATGGGGTGGGAGATCTGCTAGCCGACCGTGCACGCAGTCATGGGACCGCCTGTTACCTCGAGGAGGGAGACGGCGAGAGACGCAGACTGAGTTTCGCTCAGGTGGAGAAACAATGCGGTATCATTGCGCATGCAATGCGTGCAGGGACACCGGGGACGCATCCCCGTGTCGCACTCTTCACCGCCAATTCGCTTGAAGGAGCACTGTGCGATCTGTCCTGCCTGGTACATGGCATTCTCAATACGCCACTGAGCGTGCATCTCGACGAGTCATCGCTTGCGTCCATTCTGCAGCAGCTCCGTATCAACCTCGTGTTCGTCGACACCAACGAGCGGCTGCGGCTCCTGCTCCGCGTCATGGCGGAATACGGACTCGAGCTGCTCCCCGTGTTCATCGGCGCGGGAAATCCGGAAGAGCAAGGTGTCGAACTGTTCGATGCCTTCATCGCCAAAAACCGGGAAAGGAGTCTGCCGGTTGGCGAAGGCGGGCAATCGGCAAGGGACATTCCGTATACGGGTACTTCGACCGTCATGTTTACTTCGGGTTCTACCGGACTCCCCAAAGGCGTTGCCTTCTCGCAGATGAACATGGTGAGCAAGCGCTTCGCGCGCGCGGCGGCGCTGCCTGATGTCGGCGACGATGAAACGCTCGCCGCTTACCTGCCGCTGTTTCATACCTTCGGACGTTTTCTCGAACTGCAGGGCATGCTGTTCTGGGGAGGACGATACGTGTTCGTCGGCAGTTCCGGTCGTGAAGCACTGTTCGCACGTATGCGCGAGGTGCAGCCGACAGGACTGATCAGCATCCCCCAGCGCTGGGTCGAGCTGCGGGAGGAAGCGGACCGCTTCGATACGCTTGCTGCGGCCTGTGGAGGGAAATTGCGCTGGGGACTCTCGGCAGCCGGGTACCTGAGTCCATCGGTCTTTCGCTACTTCCATCAGCATGGTGTGGCGCTCGGCAGTGGTTTCGGAATGACGGAAGCGACAGGCGGCATACTCATGACACCGCCCGGTGCGTATGAAGCCGACTCCGTCGGCATCCCTCTGCCCGGCATCGACGTGCGCCTGCGCGAAAACTGCGAGATGGAAATGCGCGGTCCCTACGTGGCCACTCCGCTGGAAAACGCAACCGAGGTGTCGGAAGAATCCGGGGATGGGGAGTCGCTGCATGGACGGTGGATTCCAACAGGCGACCTGTTCGCACAGAGTGAGAGCGGGCATTACCGCATTGTTGACCGTGTGAAGGATATCTACAAGAACAGCAGGGGACAGACCATTGCTCCTCTGGCGGTCGAGAACCGTTTTCAGGATGTGCCCGGCATCAGGCGTTGTTTCCTGGCCGGTGATGGACGCGCGCATAATACTCTGCTGATCGTTCTCGATGCGTCCGCTCCCATTCTCGAAAAGCTTGCCTCCACGCAGCAGCGGGAGCGATATTTCAACGAGATCATCCGTGCCGTGAACAGGGAGCTTCCCGTATACGAACGCATTCTCGAATTCACGCTGCTCGATGAAGACTTTTCCGAATCCCGCGGTGAGCTCACGCCCAAGGGCTCGCTCAATCGAAAGCGCATCAGGGAGAACTACAGTGCGGAGATCGCGCGCATGTACCAGGAACGCGCGCTGCGCTTCGAGATTGCCGGCCTGCGCCTGCGTCTGCCGTTGTGGATGCTGCGGGATCTCGGGTGCACTGAACGGGATTTGCAACTGCGTCCTGAGGGACTCTATAACGCGGCCACCCGCGCACTGCTCCCCGTCGCGGCCGGAAGGAATGAGGGACACTGGCGAATTGGTGATCTCGAATACCAGCTGCGTTCGGCGACCGTGGATCTCGGACGCCTCTGCAGGCAGCCGTATGGTTGGACAGGGAATGCAGCATTGACCGGTTTCCTCCCCTGTCACGAGGGGTGGGATGTCCCGCTCGATGAAGTCGAAGCGGTGATCCCGCTGCAATGGCCTGTCGATGCTGTGCGTATGTCGGACGGCGCTGATCGCACCGAGGTGGGAGTGGACGCGTCGTCGAAGGCCAGTATCGGCACCGTGCTGCAGCAGCTGCATCGCATGCTGTCCATTACCTTCACTGCGGATTCCCCTCTGGCACTGCAGCTCTTCGATGATCTCGGCGCCGCGCTTGAGTCGATACCGCACCGGCATCTGTCCCTGCTCCGCAAACGCCTCGGTGCCTGTGCCTGGCATCCGGATGAGGCCGTGCGCATCCGCGCCTACGAAACACTGTTGCTGTTCGATCCAATGCCAGAGGATGCCGCACCGTACAATGCGTTCATGCGGTCCGAGCGCAGTTTCCTCGATGGTCCCGCCCTCGACCGTATCGCTTCGCCCGACATGCGCGGTGAGCGGCTGGCAGCTCTGCGCCGCCGTCTGCACAGTTACCGTCAGCAGCAGCCGCATCCCTCTGCAGCGGAACAACGCGTGTACAACCATCTTCTCGTGCTCCTCTACCGCCTGGCCGCGCGGGATGCGTCCTTCGTCTACGACGTGCGCGCGGAACTGGCGCTGTGGATGCAGATCGATGAGATGCGTGACAGGGCAGGAGAGTTGTTCTATGCGCTGAAGGATGTCTACGTCCGCAGGCAGGAAGCGTCATCCACCAGACGTGACAGTCTCCTGCACCTGCTCGATGCTGCGCTTGATGCAATGCCGGACGCCGCCGGCGCGGATCGTGATCGGCTGCGCGTATTGCTCGCTGAGACGCCGTTTCTCTCCCTTACGGTTCTCATGCTTTTCGGTATTGACGGACTCGGTTCGGAAGCGATGGTGCTCGATCAGATCCTGATTGAAGCGCTGCCTTCGTCCAGAAGCGGCTCGCGATCTTTCCGCGTCATATTGCAGACACGCACGGGGAGAAGATTTACCTTCCGTCTCCTGCTCGATGACCGCTACCGCGAGAAAGCGATGCACGAGGATGTGCTGCGGCTTCTGCGGATTTCCGGTGCTCCTGTGCGCCATGCAGCGCTCCCGCGCTTCGGGAGCTTCATGCCGGAAGCAGGGGCCATTGCTCTCGCGGAATCTGCGGGTCGCAGCCTGGCGGAGTTTATGGATCGCGGTGCGGCGCAGGCCGATGAAGCAGAGCTGCGTCGCTGGTGGATATCCGGTTTGTCTGCCTGGATACGCGGCTGGCGCGATAGCAGTCATGAACTGCTGCCCGGCGCCATTGAAGCGGAAAATGTCATCGTACCACTGTTGCGCTATCGCGAGGGAGCGGTGCTCGCCTCGGTCGAAGGATGGCGGAGTTGCGACGGGACGCACTGTCTCATTGAAGGACTCTTTGATATTCTCCGGCGTGCGGCAGAGCGCTGGAATACATCCCGCCTGCAGCCTTCCTGGGTCATTGATGCCTGCGCTGAGGTGCTTGGTGAACAGGAAGCGACGGAACTGCTGCAGCATGTGGATGAGATGCTGGATGCGCGTGGAGTGCACCTCGATATGAAGACTGCCGCACTGATCCGTTACGAACTGGAGCAGCGTGCACAGCGTTACAATCCACCTATTGCGGTACGGAATGCCGTCGCCTGCTGGCGCGATTGGGCGCACACGTATCCGCTGCTCGTGGAGGAACGCGGGGAGGATTACCTCCGTCACGTGCTCGATCTGTATGGTGTCATGCGATACGGCACCGCCGCGCGGTGGTTTGTGACGCGGCGGACGGTGCTCGGTGGGCTTCCAGGCGACTGCGGACAGCAGCTCGATGAACTTATCCTGCGCCTGCACAGGGACAGCAGTTTCGCCGTTACGCGCAGCGTTGAACTGGCCGAATTGCAGGAGCAGATTCCCGCCGGCGGCATGCGCGAGCAGTTTTTACGCATGGTGTTCCCCGCAGCGGAGGGAGCAGACCTGCAGCTCGTGAGGACGCAGATCGCGGGAAGAAAATCCGCCGTTGTCGAGCATCCCATGGAAACCACCGGAAGCGGGGAGATGCTGATTCGTGAACCACTGTCCGCCGCCGAGACAGGAAGCATTCTCGCCCTGCTTGTGCAGGAACGGCTTCCCGTTCCGTCAGGTGAAAACCTGAGATACCTGGCGCTTATCGACGACAGGCAGAGAGTCGCTGGTGGTGCTGTATTTTCCGTCCTGCCCACATCCGAAGCTGAGCTGCAGGCGGTCATCGTCGAGCAGAGCCTCCGCGGCAACGGTTATGGGCATGCTCTGCTGCGGGACCTCGCCCTGCAGCTCAAGGCCTCCGACATTCAATCGCTTCGCGCGCCGCATTACCTCGCACCATTCTGCATGCATGCAGGATTCACTGCCGATTCACGTGACGGGGAATTTCGCCTGCTCCTCGAGGAAGCAGCATCGCCGGAGTGA
- a CDS encoding T9SS type A sorting domain-containing protein, which translates to MEELDAVSEAHLSVHNGVLFAAAQNFIGYSTDMGSSWRSGDVPFGFYPDAVRSLESTYYSCGRHVVRSVDGGSTWQTDREGLPSEEAYVSWSDPFGVYIGFQGPNAHQNWIYWKSNDSEPWEPLGIAPAEGGQVRSILSHGKQIFATGEDIRLSRLDDHMGPWYAWDEGLPDSRDARLLTVHDGWIYASPSRGGFYRRKLDGSTAVPRVPQHHQLPELSLHPQPADDILQLDVRDFASRGRSITVFDISGRCVAQRTVDGNAIISLTTESWDSGLYLVVLQGTWGMQTARCLIRH; encoded by the coding sequence ATGGAAGAATTGGATGCTGTTTCTGAAGCGCATCTATCAGTACACAATGGCGTGCTGTTTGCGGCGGCACAAAACTTCATCGGGTATTCTACCGATATGGGATCCAGTTGGAGATCCGGAGACGTTCCGTTCGGCTTTTATCCTGACGCAGTACGCAGTCTCGAATCTACATACTACAGCTGCGGTCGGCATGTTGTGCGGTCAGTTGACGGCGGGAGTACCTGGCAAACTGATCGTGAGGGTCTCCCAAGCGAAGAGGCATATGTATCATGGAGCGATCCCTTCGGTGTATACATCGGTTTCCAGGGGCCGAACGCCCATCAAAACTGGATTTACTGGAAATCAAACGACAGCGAACCGTGGGAACCACTTGGTATCGCACCAGCAGAGGGAGGTCAGGTACGGTCGATTCTCTCACATGGGAAACAGATCTTTGCGACCGGGGAAGACATCAGGTTGTCACGACTTGATGATCATATGGGGCCCTGGTATGCATGGGATGAAGGACTTCCAGATTCCCGCGATGCACGGCTCCTGACGGTCCATGACGGGTGGATATACGCAAGTCCCTCGCGAGGTGGATTCTACCGACGAAAACTGGACGGCTCGACAGCGGTTCCGCGTGTGCCGCAACATCATCAGCTGCCTGAGCTTTCACTGCATCCACAGCCGGCCGATGATATCCTGCAACTCGACGTCCGCGATTTCGCATCCCGGGGAAGATCAATCACCGTGTTTGATATTTCAGGTCGTTGCGTGGCACAGCGGACGGTGGACGGCAATGCCATCATTTCCCTCACGACAGAGTCATGGGACAGTGGATTATACCTTGTTGTGCTGCAAGGGACGTGGGGAATGCAAACTGCGCGTTGTCTCATTAGGCATTAA